A region of Labeo rohita strain BAU-BD-2019 chromosome 2, IGBB_LRoh.1.0, whole genome shotgun sequence DNA encodes the following proteins:
- the abhd8a gene encoding protein ABHD8, translated as MLTSITESIFCCLMGKTTSVVLPVESSDGKPADGFEFVEVKPGRVLRVRHILPERPATTESQPEAGSSVHCKRKITVYRNGQLVIENLGDVLHSEILQCQNGDVEQCSTVEVELSDYTTAPSSPDPKPAPPLPTSDQQKPAPPPRRRRRKPKRTVLIDTERCISSCKGTHLDVALFFIHGVGGSLDIWGSQLDFFSRLGYEVIAPDLAGHGASTAPQIAAAYTFYALAEDLRAIFKRYARKRNILIGHSYGVSFCTFLAHEYPEQVHKVVMINGGGPTALEPSLCSIFQLPSCVLHCLSPCLAWSFLKAGFARQGAKEKQLLKEGNAFNVSPFVLRAMMSGQYWPEGDEVYHAELTVPILLVHGMYDKFVPIDEDQRMAEILLFAFLKVIEEGSHMVMMECPETVNTLLHEFFLWEPDSSKKDTVTTVTAGQTTADDATPVQTLVVANGGSTGTPKVNKPLNK; from the exons ATGTTGACCAGCATCACCGAGAGCATCTTCTGCTGCCTGATGGGAAAGACGACCAGCGTCGTGTTGCCAGTTGAATCATCCGACGGCAAGCCGGCTGACGGCTTCGAGTTTGTGGAGGTGAAGCCGGGTCGTGTCCTGCGTGTGCGCCACATTCTCCCCGAACGACCTGCTACGACAGAATCTCAACCAGAAGCGGGCAGCAGCGTCCACTGTAAGCGCAAGATCACGGTGTACCGCAACGGCCAGCTGGTGATCGAGAACCTGGGTGACGTTCTTCACTCCGAAATCCTACAGTGCCAGAACGGAGACGTGGAACAGTGCAGTACAGTGGAGGTGGAGTTGTCCGATTACACCACCGCGCCCTCGTCCCCCGATCCCAAACCCGCTCCGCCTCTTCCCACCTCAGACCAGCAGAAACCGGCTCCTCCTCCCAGACGCCGGCGACGGAAACCCAAGCGCACCGTGCTGATCGATACGGAGCGCTGCATCAGCAGCTGTAAAGGGACGCATTTGGACGTGGCGCTGTTCTTCATCCACGGCGTGGGCGGTTCGCTGGATATCTGGGGGAGTCAGCTGGATTTCTTTTCGCGGTTGGGTTATGAGGTCATCGCACCAGATTTGGCGGGACACGGCGCCAGCACTGCCCCTCAGATAGCGGCCGCGTACACCTTCTACGCCCTCGCCGAGGACCTGCGTGCTATATTTAAGAGATACGCGAGAAAACGGAACATCCTCATCGGTCACTCATATGG GGTGTCGTTCTGTACATTCCTGGCACACGAATATCCGGAGCAGGTGCATAAGGTTGTGATGATCAATGGAGGCGGCCCCACGGCGCTGGAGCCCAGCCTGTGCTCCATCTTCCAGCTGCCCTCCTGCGTCCTGCACTGTCTGTCTCCGTGCCTGGCCTGGAGCTTCCTCAA AGCTGGTTTTGCCAGGCAGGGGGCTAAAGAGAAGCAGCTTCTGAAAGAGGGAAACGCTTTTAACGTGTCGCCATTCGTTCTGCGAGCAATGATGAGCGGTCAGTACTGGCCGGAGGGGGATGAAGTTTACCACGCCGAGCTGACTGTACCTATACTGCTGGTGCACGGCATGTACGACAAGTTTGTGCCGATCGATGAGGATCAGCGGATGGCAGAG ATCCTCTTGTTTGCGTTCTTGAAAGTGATCGAGGAAGGCAGTCACATGGTGATGATGGAGTGTCCCGAGACGGTCAACACGCTCCTGCACGAGTTCTTCCTCTGGGAACCTGACAGTTCCAAAAAGGACACGGTTACCACGGTAACAGCCGGCCAGACCACAGCCGATGATGCCACGCCCGTCCAGACGCTCGTCGTCGCCAACGGCGGCAGCACAGGGACACCCAAGGTCAACAAGCCCCTTAACAAGTAA